From the genome of Ziziphus jujuba cultivar Dongzao chromosome 4, ASM3175591v1:
tgttaattttttaattaaaaaatattaaattaatttattgtaaaaataattaacatttttttatccgACCAAtcccattttacaaaatattaacATTGATGTGTTTAATGTTTCTACTATGTTCAtcattataagaaaaaaaatgtttctggTATTTTATATCAGAAACGTATTTTAATTCAACTTAATAAATTATCTTGTATGAttggaatattttaaataacttatatatatatatatatatataagttttaaaaaaaaaaaaaaaaaaaagagtgggaATTCAAACTTAAAATCATCATCTAATTTTATGGATTaagttgttattttttcaatagtaTTTTGTTAGGAGGGAAGTACAACAaattcattaccaaaaaaaaattaaaaaattaaaaattgtacaATAAACAAGTGGACAGTAAAAACCcctatatatacacaataacaAAATCTCCACTggcttattcaccaaaaaacaaaaaaacattaaaaatctGCACGGGTTTAGGAGTtttgttttgtatatatatatatatatatatatattttttttttaatgaataaattttcATGTTTATAAAATACCCTAGTATATATCATACAGCATACAGTATCTTTGATACCCATGAGGATTACAAGTAAAATAAGTtcacttcaaaaaaataaaataaaaacaaggcttttttttttttatctctattttactagatagatatatttttggcaaattttattgaaaaaccaaaaaagcttGCCCCACTATATCTTTCAATTTGCTTTCTGACTCAATATTTTCACAAACTAACACCGAACCAGTTCAGGATTTATAATGTAACTcgaattttaaaagtttaacaaaccaaaaaattaagtACACTTAAGTGAGACTACAAAAATCTGGGCTACGTGAAACctaagcaaaagaaaagaaaacccaaaatcTATTTACTcatcaaacacaaaaaaaaaaaaaaaaaatcctgtctaatgaacataaattaaacagggtcatgttcaaaaatttcatggtGGGATTTACATGTATCAAACGTACTTGAAAATTGCCTACGACCAGAACCTAATAAAGAATACAATTCCATATGTTCATCGGCGAAAGGAGGCCTCAACGGCGCTGGCAATTCTATGTTTTTATCATTAAGCATTTGATTTACCACTGTCATGTCTGGACGTTTAGAGGGTGATACTTGGGTACACAAAAGACCTATCTGAACAATTCTTATTGCTTCTTCAATATCTTCAATCTCTATTGATTTATCCACAATTTCTGACACTGAATTTGTTTGAAAGTGATTCCAAGCCTATacacaaagaaagaaaactttCTCAGCAAAGTTGAGaacattcaaataataataagcatTAGGCATAAAATCATACACATACATGATTGACAAGAGTTTCAAAAGATGATCCGGGTGACTTAAATTTGTTGTTTCTCATCCCACTTACAATCTCGAGCATAACAACCCCAAAGCTGTACACATCAACTTTATCAGTTAGTCGTCCATAGGCAAGGTATTCAGGAGCCATGTATCCTCTGCAAAACCATCCAAAAAGCGAATGAGTTTTAATTGATCAATCTATCAGAACTTAGTTAGCTAGCTAGTAGACCAAAATCACTGAATTTGCATAAATATATGGCATATTTACTTACAGTGTCCCCGCAATGGCAGTGCTAACAAGGCTTTTGTCACACGAATAGAACCTTGCCAGGCCAAAATCTGCAATCTTTGGTCTGTATTTCATGTCTAATAAAATGTTACTTGCTTTGATGTCTCTGTGGACTATTCTCATTTGAGAGTCTTTATGGAGGTACTTCAAACCTACGGCTGTTCCTTTGATAATTCCTAGCCTCTTTTTCCAATctaattctttcttcttctctggATCTTCCTTCCGTAGGTAGCCCAAAATCAACAAGGTTAGTATTAAGAAACTACTTAAGGTTTTGCACTCTGCAAATTGCAATGGATAGTCATTTATGTGATGCAATATTACATTAACAATTGTTTGATGTTATTTCAAAAGGCAAAGGATTGCAGAGATGGCttaccaaataaaataatgtcTAGGCTTCTGTTTACAAGATATTCATAGACAATGAAGCTGTCTGTTTCTGTGAAACAGCAACCGAGGAAGCGAACCAAGTTTCTATGTTGGGCCTTACTTATTATATCCATTTCATTGCAGACCTCTGCAGCTCGACCCTTTCCACTTGCAAATAAACGTTTTATAGCAATTTCTCTTCCATCAGCCAAGGTTCCCTGCAAATATATGCATAGTTATAGAAACCAAGCAATAgaataagaaaacaataatgCAAATAAATTGATATAGATATATTCAAATACCTTAAACACTTCGCCATAACCACCTTGACCAAGCTTGAAGGCTTCATTGAAACTGTTGGTTGCTTTCTCAAGTGTTGAGTAGCTGAACTGCAAGAAGCTTATGCTCCTCTTTAGCACTGATAAATCAATCTCCGTTCCTTTAGGAAGATTATGTTAAGGTATTAATTTACTGAATAAATTGTCTGTGATTTTGCGGATgaatgaaaatgaaagaaaaaagctGTTTTGATCAGTACCAATATTTGATTGGCTCTGGCGATTTATCCTTCTGTAAGCAGTTTTACCCACGTAGAATCCGATTATAATCATCAATGCGCTGACAGCAAGTCCACCAACAACATAGGAGGTGTACCTTAAGATAGATTCTGTGGTGAATTGAAGAAATGGATAATGCATGAAAGTATTAGTCAAATGCCAAATCAGATTGGGCAGTGCACCTTGATTCTACCTAAATAAAAGTTATGAAATTAAAACATCTTTGATCTGtctaaaaaatgtaattatatatgcTGATATTATATCATTAGTTCATATATAAATGTTGTGATCCAAAAAGacaagaagaagaggaaaagaaaaatagtagtTGATAGAAAATTTTAGATACCCGTAAGATATGATAAGACAATGTTACTACTAAGCTCTAGAGGACCCATTGAAGAATTTTCGTTGGCATAACTATCCATGCGTAATTGTGGTAAACTCTATGCTACTGAGGTTCATTAACCAAGACTAACCTCTGGAAAGACTTGATTTATGGTCGTAATCAGGTTTGTTTCCAAAATCATAATCAGAGTAACGAAGAACACAGCCGGAATTGAAGACGCGAGCCTCAGTAGAAGGCAGGCATGAAGAGCAACCTTGGGCAGCATTTGCCAGGCATGCAGAACACAAATCAGGGCCTATAGTCTTCCAGCAATTAGCcattgcaaaaacaaaaaaatcaggGGGTGATCTTTGGTATGCCACTGCAAATCCATTATTTTCGGGAGCCATTCTTGCCAAGTCATTAACCACTTTCCTTGCTGTGGCACCGAATAGTGGCCTGTCATCAACACTAGCACTGCATCTCTGTTCCACCCCAACAGAGAGGAAATGTAAGAAGATGTGAAACGAAAACTAAACACTATAATAAGGCTTAACTAATGATGACAATATAAAAGTCATAGGTTTCATAAGCCCGTTTGAAATAAGAGAGCAAATAACAATGTTTCCAACAATGTAACAAAATTTGagattaatgaaaatgaagaattaataaaaaataaaaataaaaattaacaattgaGGTTCCCTATCGTTTGAACttgcaaaatgaaaatttttatccaaaacCAAACTCAGTTTCGTCAAATATTGCACCTTATTAATCagaatcaataaaaaataaaatgaaataggaAAGATTCAAAATCACCCTTAAATCATCAGGTTCAATGGCGTCTCGGAAGAAGCTGTAATTCTCAGCCCTTATAAAGCATCCATCGAAAAAAACACGACCTCCAGTTGCCGGAAAACAACCAGGCAAGACATCTGTGATGGCGTTGAAGCACTGTCTACAATCATCGCTAGAAAGATCCCCCATGCATTGAGAAAACACGTAGAGGCGGTCAGGCCGCTCACCCTTCTCCCTAAAAGCAAACAGGTTGCGTGCCATATCTTCTTCCATATCCGCCACCATCCTGTAGTAGTTGTCCTCATAATTGGTTGGATTAAGCACGTGAGTTTGCCTGCATGAGCGTGCCATTAGCTCTGTTCGAGGTTCTGCACGTGAGGAATCTACAAGGCAAAGGATGACAATGAAGAAGATGAACAAAACAGAGGCTGCCATACAAAAGATAGGGACAGAGGCATGAAATTCATGAATGTAGATGCAGAGGTAGATCAAggagagagattttttttttttttttcattttaattataacattcttttcctttttccgttgttttcttgttttttattcgTTATTTTTAGTTGGTTATACGTGTGGGTCTGAGAGGGggcagttctttttttttttttttttttttttttttgaatgttaagACAAGTTTTGGTGGCAAAACGAACACAAAGAaactgaaaaaagaaagagaaagaaaagtagATAGTATGGACCTAACCCACTCGTGTTGCTGTCTGATAAAGCAGTAGGAGAGCTGAAACGCGCAAATACAACTCAATTTTACCACTAATCACTGCTCAAACCCTGGTTTGTCTTCAGTTTTTTCTCTGTTATATCCTCAAATACTGTCAGCAAATTATCGAGAATAATTCAATttactaaaaaaacaaaaaaacacagaATTATCCAACAATTATATGGATATAGTAGAAATTGCTGGTGGAGACACACGTGTAAGTTAatattgttctcttttttttaaattattctagaaaaatttaaaactccCTTTTTTCTCAACTTGGGGATTCAATCAATTGAGATTGAAGCACACatgaaacataaaaagaaaggaCGTTTAAAAAAGGTGATTAAAGGAGAAAAAACTATAATTTGAAtaatcgaaaaaaaaaagaaaaaagaaaaaaaaaaaaaaaaagcttgtgcAATTCATGAATATTTTCAACAcgtattataaatttataattacaatgctgtagaatataaaaattagattgttttacgacggaaaaaaaaaaagtaatataaatg
Proteins encoded in this window:
- the LOC107431371 gene encoding cysteine-rich receptor-like protein kinase 46, producing the protein MAASVLFIFFIVILCLVDSSRAEPRTELMARSCRQTHVLNPTNYEDNYYRMVADMEEDMARNLFAFREKGERPDRLYVFSQCMGDLSSDDCRQCFNAITDVLPGCFPATGGRVFFDGCFIRAENYSFFRDAIEPDDLRRCSASVDDRPLFGATARKVVNDLARMAPENNGFAVAYQRSPPDFFVFAMANCWKTIGPDLCSACLANAAQGCSSCLPSTEARVFNSGCVLRYSDYDFGNKPDYDHKSSLSRESILRYTSYVVGGLAVSALMIIIGFYVGKTAYRRINRQSQSNIGTEIDLSVLKRSISFLQFSYSTLEKATNSFNEAFKLGQGGYGEVFKGTLADGREIAIKRLFASGKGRAAEVCNEMDIISKAQHRNLVRFLGCCFTETDSFIVYEYLVNRSLDIILFDPEKKKELDWKKRLGIIKGTAVGLKYLHKDSQMRIVHRDIKASNILLDMKYRPKIADFGLARFYSCDKSLVSTAIAGTLGYMAPEYLAYGRLTDKVDVYSFGVVMLEIVSGMRNNKFKSPGSSFETLVNHAWNHFQTNSVSEIVDKSIEIEDIEEAIRIVQIGLLCTQVSPSKRPDMTVVNQMLNDKNIELPAPLRPPFADEHMELYSLLGSGRRQFSSTFDTCKSHHEIFEHDPV